A genomic window from Flavobacterium sp. I3-2 includes:
- a CDS encoding GNAT family N-acyltransferase, whose amino-acid sequence MQIVNAKQVAKAIKVDKFGSFGSFIGWVFMKATRISKLNKIYTKTYDKDALVFLDKLVKELNVTYDIPADDLKRLPKTGPYITVSNHPLGGLDGILLMKIMLAHDPEFKIIANFLLQEIEPLKPVIMPVNPFDDLKDVKSSVLGLKETLRHLSDGRPLGIFPAGEVSTIEDGSIMIDKPWEPTAMKIVQKANVPVVPIYFHTKNSKLFYWLAKMSPVLRTLKLPSELLTQRKKVIKIRIGKPISVNEQNEHKETLEQYTDFLRKKTYILSKSFNEQDEKKLLGSINLDMLTKTSETKPKQIARAANQDKILEEIAKLRENVAENRFLQSKSYEVFFVQAEKIPNILHEIGRLREITFREIGEGTNESIDLDKFDRYYYHMFLWDEDQQRVAGAYRMGLGSEIFEKYGIDGFYMQELFKFEPELHKMMSESIEMGRAFIVPDYQQKPMPLFLLWKGIVHTTLRYPQHKFLIGGVSISNQFTDFSKSLMIEFMKSHYYDPYIAQYIRPKMEYKVKLKDADKDFVFNETEADLNKFDKIIDEVEPGNLRLPVLIKKYIKQNARVVAFNVDPLFNNSVDGLMYIRIEDLPESTVKPVMEEFQAELERRTEK is encoded by the coding sequence ATGCAAATTGTAAATGCAAAACAAGTCGCAAAAGCTATAAAAGTCGATAAATTCGGTTCGTTCGGTTCGTTCATTGGATGGGTTTTTATGAAAGCAACGCGCATTTCAAAATTAAATAAGATTTATACTAAAACGTACGATAAAGATGCGCTTGTTTTTCTGGACAAGTTAGTCAAAGAATTAAATGTTACTTATGATATTCCCGCAGATGACTTGAAGCGTTTACCTAAAACAGGACCTTATATAACGGTTTCTAATCATCCTCTTGGTGGTTTAGATGGCATTTTATTGATGAAAATCATGCTAGCTCATGATCCTGAATTTAAAATTATTGCTAATTTTTTACTTCAAGAAATAGAACCACTAAAACCTGTTATTATGCCTGTCAATCCGTTTGATGATTTGAAAGATGTAAAATCTAGTGTTTTAGGATTAAAAGAAACTTTACGTCATTTAAGTGATGGTAGACCTTTAGGTATTTTTCCAGCCGGAGAAGTTTCCACCATTGAAGATGGTAGCATCATGATTGATAAACCTTGGGAACCGACGGCGATGAAAATTGTTCAAAAGGCAAATGTTCCTGTAGTGCCTATTTATTTTCATACCAAAAATAGTAAATTGTTTTATTGGCTAGCTAAAATGAGTCCTGTTTTAAGAACATTAAAGTTGCCATCTGAATTACTTACTCAAAGAAAAAAAGTTATCAAAATTCGAATTGGTAAACCAATTTCTGTAAACGAGCAAAATGAACATAAAGAAACGTTAGAACAATACACTGATTTTTTACGTAAGAAAACCTATATTTTGTCAAAATCGTTTAACGAACAAGACGAGAAAAAATTATTAGGATCGATTAATCTTGATATGTTAACAAAAACTTCTGAGACAAAACCTAAACAGATTGCTCGTGCTGCAAATCAAGATAAAATACTTGAAGAAATTGCGAAGCTTCGTGAAAATGTAGCTGAAAATAGATTTCTTCAAAGTAAAAGTTATGAAGTGTTTTTTGTCCAAGCAGAAAAAATTCCAAATATTTTACACGAAATTGGACGTTTACGCGAAATTACGTTTCGTGAAATTGGAGAAGGTACAAATGAATCCATTGATTTAGATAAGTTTGATCGTTATTATTATCACATGTTTTTATGGGATGAAGATCAACAACGTGTAGCTGGTGCATATCGCATGGGATTAGGTTCTGAAATTTTTGAGAAATATGGTATTGACGGTTTTTACATGCAAGAACTTTTCAAGTTTGAACCTGAATTACATAAAATGATGTCAGAGTCTATTGAAATGGGACGTGCATTTATTGTTCCAGATTATCAGCAAAAACCTATGCCTTTATTTTTGTTATGGAAAGGTATCGTTCATACAACTTTACGTTATCCTCAGCATAAATTTTTGATTGGTGGTGTGAGTATTAGTAATCAATTTACGGATTTCTCTAAATCGTTGATGATTGAGTTTATGAAATCTCATTATTATGACCCTTATATAGCACAATATATTCGACCTAAGATGGAATATAAAGTAAAACTAAAAGATGCAGATAAAGACTTTGTGTTCAATGAAACAGAAGCCGATTTAAATAAGTTTGATAAGATTATCGATGAGGTTGAACCAGGAAATTTGCGCTTACCAGTATTAATTAAAAAATATATTAAGCAAAACGCTCGTGTTGTTGCATTTAATGTTGATCCATTGTTTAATAACTCAGTTGATGGTTTGATGTATATTCGAATTGAAGATTTGCCAGAAAGTACGGTAAAGCCTGTAATGGAAGAATTTCAAGCAGAACTTGAGCGACGAACTGAAAAATAA
- the atpH gene encoding ATP synthase F1 subunit delta: protein MTGTRAAIRYAKAILEVSNAKGNAAVVSEDMATIAQAISESKELKSFLTNPIIKGSVKLSALLEVFASANEDTKSLFEVLLQNKRFDILEAITLQFKKLYDEMNGVQVAYVTTATALTPVIEAQVLAKIKELSAKEVTLVNKVNPEIIGGFIIRIGDIQYNGSIADKLSQLKREFTN from the coding sequence ATGACAGGTACAAGAGCAGCGATTAGATATGCGAAAGCAATCCTTGAAGTGTCAAACGCAAAAGGAAACGCAGCAGTTGTTAGCGAAGATATGGCTACAATAGCACAAGCGATTTCTGAAAGTAAAGAATTAAAATCTTTTTTAACAAATCCGATTATTAAAGGAAGTGTAAAATTAAGTGCTTTACTTGAAGTGTTTGCCTCTGCAAATGAAGATACAAAATCTTTATTTGAAGTGCTTTTACAAAATAAAAGATTTGATATTTTAGAAGCTATAACCCTACAATTTAAAAAATTGTATGACGAAATGAACGGAGTTCAAGTTGCTTATGTAACTACTGCAACAGCATTAACTCCAGTAATAGAAGCACAAGTTTTAGCTAAAATCAAAGAATTATCAGCAAAAGAAGTTACGCTTGTTAATAAAGTAAATCCAGAAATTATTGGTGGTTTCATCATCAGAATTGGAGATATTCAATACAACGGATCTATTGCAGATAAGTTAAGTCAATTAAAGAGAGAGTTTACAAATTAA
- the atpA gene encoding F0F1 ATP synthase subunit alpha, whose protein sequence is MAEIKPAEISAILKKQLSGFGSEASVEEVGTVLEVGDGIARVHGLANAQYGELVQFENGLEALVQNLEEDNVGVVLLGASTGVREGSIVKRTGRIASLKVGEQMVGRIVNTLGQPIDGKGAIGGDLYEMPLERKAPGVIFRQPVTEPLQTGIKAIDAMIPVGRGQRELVIGDRQTGKTTVCIDTILNQKEFYDAGKPVYCIYVAVGQKASTVAGIAKTLEEKGAMAYTIIVAANASDPAPMQVYAPMAGAAIGEYFRDSGRPALIIYDDLSKQAVAYREMSLILRRPPGREAYPGDVFYLHSRLLERAARIIGDDEIAKNMNDLPESMKGIVKGGGSLTALPIIETQAGDVSAYIPTNVISITDGQIFLESDLFNAGVRPAINVGISVSRVGGNAQIKSMKKVSGTLKLDQAQFRELEAFSKFGSDLDTATLNVIEKGKRNVEILKQSVNDPYSVEDQVAIIYAGSKNLLRNVPVEKVKEFEKEYLQVLKLSHKDTLAALKAGNLSDEATATLEKVAKEVSSKY, encoded by the coding sequence ATGGCAGAAATTAAACCTGCTGAAATTTCAGCAATTTTAAAGAAACAGTTATCTGGTTTTGGATCTGAGGCTTCAGTTGAAGAAGTAGGAACAGTACTTGAAGTAGGAGATGGTATTGCTCGTGTTCACGGATTAGCTAACGCTCAATACGGAGAGTTAGTACAATTCGAAAATGGATTAGAAGCATTAGTACAAAACTTAGAAGAAGACAACGTTGGTGTTGTATTATTAGGTGCTTCAACAGGAGTTAGAGAAGGATCTATCGTAAAAAGAACAGGTCGTATCGCATCACTTAAAGTAGGTGAGCAAATGGTAGGACGTATTGTTAATACTTTAGGTCAACCAATCGATGGTAAAGGGGCAATCGGAGGTGATTTATACGAAATGCCTTTAGAAAGAAAAGCACCTGGTGTTATCTTCCGTCAACCAGTAACAGAACCATTACAAACAGGTATCAAAGCAATCGATGCGATGATTCCAGTTGGACGTGGACAACGTGAGTTAGTAATTGGTGACCGTCAAACAGGAAAAACTACTGTTTGTATCGATACCATTTTGAATCAAAAAGAATTCTATGATGCAGGTAAACCTGTTTACTGTATCTATGTAGCTGTCGGACAAAAAGCTTCTACTGTAGCTGGAATTGCTAAAACATTAGAAGAAAAAGGTGCAATGGCATATACAATCATCGTAGCTGCAAACGCTTCTGACCCTGCTCCAATGCAAGTTTATGCTCCAATGGCAGGTGCTGCAATCGGAGAATATTTCCGTGATTCAGGTCGTCCAGCATTAATCATTTATGATGATTTATCTAAACAAGCGGTTGCTTACCGTGAAATGTCGTTAATCTTACGTCGTCCACCAGGACGTGAAGCGTACCCTGGAGACGTTTTCTACCTTCACTCTCGTTTATTAGAGCGTGCTGCTAGAATCATCGGAGATGACGAAATCGCTAAAAACATGAACGATTTACCAGAATCAATGAAAGGTATCGTAAAAGGTGGTGGTTCTTTAACTGCTTTACCAATTATCGAAACTCAAGCTGGTGACGTTTCTGCATATATCCCAACAAACGTAATTTCGATTACTGATGGTCAGATCTTCTTAGAATCAGATTTATTCAACGCAGGTGTTCGTCCAGCAATCAACGTAGGTATTTCTGTATCTCGTGTTGGAGGTAACGCTCAGATTAAATCAATGAAAAAAGTATCTGGAACATTAAAATTAGATCAAGCGCAGTTCCGTGAATTAGAGGCATTCTCTAAATTTGGTTCTGACTTAGATACAGCTACATTAAACGTAATTGAAAAAGGTAAACGTAACGTTGAAATCTTAAAACAATCGGTAAATGATCCGTATTCAGTTGAAGATCAAGTTGCGATTATCTATGCAGGTTCTAAAAACTTGTTAAGAAACGTTCCTGTAGAGAAAGTTAAAGAATTCGAGAAAGAATACTTACAAGTATTAAAATTATCTCACAAAGATACTTTAGCTGCTTTAAAAGCTGGAAACTTATCAGATGAAGCTACTGCTACTTTAGAAAAAGTTGCTAAAGAAGTTTCTTCAAAATATTAA
- the atpE gene encoding ATP synthase F0 subunit C, with the protein MTIPTIIGAGLIVIGAGYGLGKIGSSAMDAIARQPEAAGKIQTAMIIIGALLEGLAFGALILGNN; encoded by the coding sequence ATGACAATCCCAACTATTATTGGTGCAGGTTTAATCGTAATCGGAGCTGGTTACGGTTTAGGAAAAATTGGTTCTTCTGCAATGGACGCTATCGCTCGTCAACCAGAAGCTGCTGGAAAAATCCAAACTGCTATGATTATTATTGGTGCATTATTAGAAGGTTTAGCATTCGGTGCTTTAATCTTAGGTAATAACTAA
- a CDS encoding OmpA family protein: MIKKIILASLCVTLFSSCVTRRLYNELDAQLKDCTEERNRLLSESEALRNESLQLENSLNNSERMLAAAIVERDRLQIEYDQLAKSYKTLEKNSDAAIKAEIDRLNRLKSELNEKSTRVNELENKLAAQDANLKRLKDSLSKALYAFEGKGLTVEMKNGKVYVSMENKLLFNSGSWAVNKEGKIAVEELGKVLAQNPDISILIEGHTDNDRVIWNLGGGIESNWDLSTKRATTIVNILENNPNIDKKNLTAAGRSEFAPISSNATTEGKAKNRRIEVILTPKLDEISKMLNEI; this comes from the coding sequence ATGATAAAAAAAATCATTTTAGCTTCTCTTTGTGTGACATTATTTTCATCTTGTGTAACGCGTCGATTATATAACGAACTAGATGCACAATTAAAAGATTGCACAGAAGAACGCAATCGATTGTTATCCGAATCAGAAGCTTTACGAAATGAATCTCTTCAATTAGAAAATTCATTAAACAATTCAGAAAGAATGCTAGCTGCTGCAATTGTAGAACGCGATCGATTACAAATCGAATATGATCAACTTGCTAAAAGCTATAAAACATTAGAAAAAAATAGCGATGCTGCAATCAAAGCAGAAATTGATCGTTTAAACAGATTAAAATCAGAGTTAAACGAAAAGTCAACTCGTGTTAACGAACTAGAAAACAAACTTGCTGCTCAAGATGCAAACTTAAAACGATTAAAAGATTCGTTATCAAAAGCATTATATGCCTTTGAAGGAAAAGGTTTGACTGTGGAAATGAAAAACGGAAAAGTGTATGTTTCTATGGAAAATAAATTACTTTTTAATTCAGGAAGTTGGGCTGTAAATAAAGAAGGTAAAATAGCAGTAGAAGAACTTGGAAAAGTTTTGGCTCAAAATCCAGATATTTCAATTTTAATTGAAGGCCACACAGATAATGACAGAGTTATCTGGAACCTTGGTGGCGGAATCGAATCGAATTGGGATTTATCTACCAAACGAGCGACAACAATTGTGAATATTTTAGAAAATAATCCGAATATTGACAAGAAAAACTTAACAGCTGCTGGCCGTAGTGAATTTGCACCAATTTCGTCAAACGCAACAACTGAAGGAAAAGCCAAAAACAGACGTATTGAAGTTATTTTAACACCAAAGCTAGATGAAATATCTAAAATGTTAAACGAAATTTAA
- a CDS encoding GNAT family N-acetyltransferase, with protein sequence MKVKLASVSDLKSILNVIELAKQIMLANGNTTQWINGYPSEEIILKDMEQNYGFVIVNNGEIEGYFCFLKGNNPEPTYQLIKDGNWLNNEAYGVIHRLASSGRIKGIADACFDFCFSEINNIKVDTHENNIPMQNYFKKIGFTYCGIIYVNDGSPRRAFQKSI encoded by the coding sequence ATGAAAGTCAAATTAGCTTCAGTTTCTGATCTCAAATCAATTCTAAATGTAATTGAACTTGCTAAGCAAATAATGCTTGCTAACGGAAATACAACGCAATGGATTAATGGTTATCCGTCAGAAGAAATTATATTAAAAGACATGGAACAAAATTATGGTTTTGTAATTGTAAACAATGGAGAAATTGAAGGTTATTTTTGCTTTTTAAAAGGTAATAATCCAGAACCGACCTATCAATTAATAAAGGATGGAAATTGGCTTAATAACGAAGCTTATGGTGTTATTCATAGATTAGCATCATCCGGAAGAATTAAAGGAATTGCAGATGCGTGTTTTGATTTTTGTTTTTCTGAGATTAATAACATCAAAGTAGATACACACGAAAATAATATCCCAATGCAAAACTACTTTAAAAAAATAGGCTTTACCTATTGTGGAATCATTTATGTCAACGATGGCTCACCTCGAAGAGCTTTTCAGAAAAGTATATAA
- the atpG gene encoding ATP synthase F1 subunit gamma, with the protein MANLKEIRIRIGSISSTMQITSAMKMVSAAKLKKAQDAITAMRPYAEKLTELIQNISATLEGDASGVYAEQREVNKVLVVVVTSNRGLCGAFNANVIKATRNLIDLTYAGKQVDVITIGKKGFDAFSKNTNVIANNSNLFDALTFNNTAEIAQRIMDAFVEGTYDKVEVIYNQFKNAATQIVQVEQFLPLLPVVNEKAATSDYIFEPSKEEIILNLIPTSLKTQLFKAVLDSNASEHGARMTAMHKATDNAKDLRDDLKLTYNKARQAAITNEILEIVGGAEALKS; encoded by the coding sequence ATGGCAAATCTTAAAGAAATTCGTATACGAATTGGTTCTATTTCATCGACGATGCAAATTACATCGGCAATGAAAATGGTTTCTGCTGCGAAATTAAAGAAAGCGCAAGACGCAATTACTGCTATGCGCCCTTACGCTGAGAAGTTAACTGAATTAATTCAAAATATTAGCGCAACTTTAGAAGGAGATGCTTCTGGAGTTTATGCTGAACAAAGAGAGGTTAATAAAGTTTTAGTAGTAGTTGTTACATCTAACAGAGGTTTATGTGGTGCTTTTAATGCAAACGTTATTAAAGCAACTCGTAACTTAATTGATTTAACTTATGCTGGTAAACAAGTTGATGTTATTACAATTGGTAAAAAAGGATTTGATGCTTTTAGTAAAAATACTAATGTTATTGCTAACAATAGTAATTTATTTGATGCGTTAACTTTTAATAATACAGCTGAAATTGCTCAACGTATTATGGATGCTTTCGTAGAAGGTACTTATGATAAAGTTGAAGTAATTTACAACCAATTTAAAAACGCAGCTACTCAGATTGTACAGGTAGAACAATTCTTACCTTTATTACCAGTAGTAAACGAAAAGGCTGCAACTTCTGATTATATTTTTGAGCCATCTAAAGAAGAAATTATTTTAAACTTAATTCCAACTTCTTTAAAAACTCAATTATTTAAAGCAGTTTTAGATTCTAATGCTTCTGAGCACGGTGCACGTATGACAGCAATGCATAAAGCAACCGATAACGCTAAAGACTTAAGAGACGATTTGAAATTAACTTACAACAAAGCGCGTCAAGCGGCAATTACAAACGAAATTTTGGAAATTGTTGGTGGTGCAGAAGCTTTAAAAAGTTAA
- a CDS encoding mechanosensitive ion channel family protein has protein sequence MDIIDNNLQSQIYAYGLQFIETLGFSTNMAHVLNSLILLLLLALILYAIDFLLRKILMLVLIKTIRRSKTRIDDYLIRNGVLKYATHLIPLLIARQALPFIFTGFEKTTDFALLVVDALLTITITLVINAGFKTFKDVLAGKKRFADKPLDSYFQVVTIILYTICGIILFSEITGKSPTGLLTALGAASAIVILVFKDTILGFVASIQVSSNDMIRVGDWIEMSKYGADGTVLQINLNTVKVQNFDKTVTTIPTYALISDSFRNFRTMQKSGGRRIKRSINIKMGSIRFLEPEEINDLKRIKLLKSYIIEREKEIAEFNRTHVDDPTMLVNGRRMTNIGLFREYLKRYLLNNPKIHKQFHLMVRHMQPTEHGLPIELYAFTTTTEWPVYEGIMADIFDHALASISFFHLELFELPSSTDFQEFLIAQHNETKKQSH, from the coding sequence ATGGACATTATAGATAACAATTTACAAAGTCAAATTTACGCTTACGGATTACAATTTATAGAAACTCTTGGTTTCAGTACAAACATGGCTCATGTTTTAAATTCATTAATCCTACTACTTTTATTAGCCTTAATATTATATGCAATCGATTTTTTATTGCGAAAAATTTTAATGTTAGTTTTAATAAAAACAATAAGAAGAAGCAAAACAAGAATTGATGATTATTTAATTCGTAACGGTGTTCTAAAATACGCAACGCATTTAATTCCTTTATTAATTGCACGTCAAGCACTACCTTTTATTTTTACAGGTTTTGAGAAAACAACAGATTTTGCATTACTGGTTGTTGATGCGTTACTAACCATAACAATTACCCTTGTTATAAATGCCGGTTTCAAAACATTCAAAGATGTTCTTGCTGGCAAAAAACGATTTGCGGACAAACCTTTAGATAGTTATTTTCAGGTTGTAACCATCATACTTTACACCATTTGTGGCATCATTTTATTTTCTGAAATTACAGGAAAAAGTCCAACAGGATTATTAACTGCTTTAGGAGCCGCGTCAGCAATTGTGATATTAGTTTTTAAAGATACCATTTTAGGATTTGTTGCTAGTATCCAAGTTTCATCAAATGATATGATTCGCGTAGGTGATTGGATTGAAATGTCTAAATACGGTGCTGATGGTACGGTTTTACAAATAAATCTAAATACCGTAAAAGTTCAGAATTTCGACAAAACGGTAACTACCATTCCAACGTATGCCTTGATTAGTGATTCGTTTCGAAATTTTCGTACGATGCAAAAATCAGGTGGACGAAGAATCAAACGTTCGATTAACATCAAGATGGGTTCAATTCGATTTTTAGAACCTGAAGAAATCAATGATTTAAAACGCATCAAACTTTTAAAATCATACATCATCGAACGCGAAAAAGAAATTGCCGAATTCAATCGCACCCACGTTGATGACCCCACCATGTTGGTTAACGGTAGAAGAATGACTAACATTGGCTTGTTTAGAGAATATCTAAAACGCTATTTACTTAACAATCCTAAAATTCACAAGCAATTTCATTTAATGGTTCGACACATGCAACCAACCGAACACGGTTTACCAATTGAATTATATGCGTTTACAACCACAACCGAATGGCCGGTTTACGAGGGAATTATGGCAGACATCTTTGACCACGCCTTGGCATCAATTTCATTCTTCCATTTGGAATTATTTGAACTACCTTCATCAACCGATTTTCAGGAGTTTTTAATCGCTCAACATAACGAAACAAAAAAGCAATCTCATTAA
- a CDS encoding F0F1 ATP synthase subunit B has product MDKLIHDFSFGLFFWQAIILIVIIFILGKFAWKPIVNALEAREEGIADALAAAENAKRDLANLKSDNEKLLAEARAERDAMLNDARIMKEQMVAEAKTEAQEQGAKMIAQAQATIEAEKNAAMAEIKNQVSSLSLDIAEKLLKDQLSNKEAQEKLVAKMLEEVKLN; this is encoded by the coding sequence ATGGATAAGTTAATTCATGATTTTAGTTTCGGATTATTCTTCTGGCAAGCAATTATTTTAATTGTAATTATTTTCATCTTAGGGAAATTTGCTTGGAAACCAATCGTAAATGCTTTAGAAGCTCGTGAAGAAGGTATTGCTGACGCTTTAGCTGCAGCTGAAAATGCAAAAAGAGATTTAGCAAATTTAAAATCAGATAACGAAAAATTATTAGCAGAAGCTCGTGCAGAACGTGACGCTATGTTAAATGATGCTCGTATAATGAAAGAACAAATGGTTGCTGAAGCAAAAACAGAAGCTCAAGAACAAGGAGCTAAAATGATTGCTCAAGCTCAGGCTACAATCGAAGCTGAGAAAAATGCAGCAATGGCTGAAATCAAAAACCAAGTTTCTTCATTATCATTAGATATCGCAGAAAAGTTATTAAAAGACCAATTATCTAACAAAGAAGCTCAAGAGAAATTAGTAGCTAAAATGTTAGAAGAAGTTAAATTAAACTAA
- a CDS encoding exodeoxyribonuclease III, producing the protein MKILSYNVNGIRAAITKGFLDWLQAANPDVICLQEIKAQENQIPVDEISAAGYPFQYYYPAQKKGYSGVAILSKIKPKQVVFGTGIDHMDFEGRNLRADFESVSIMSLYLPSGTNIDRLDYKFQYMDEFQEYISNLKKEIPNLIIGGDYNICHEAIDIHDPIRNAKVSGFLPEERKWLDGFMKNGFLDTFRMLNPEPHNYSWWSYRANARNNNKGWRIDYLLATENMKERIKRAYILPEAKHSDHCPIGLEIE; encoded by the coding sequence ATGAAAATACTATCTTATAATGTAAATGGAATTCGAGCTGCAATTACTAAAGGTTTTTTAGATTGGTTACAAGCAGCAAATCCGGATGTGATTTGTCTTCAAGAAATTAAAGCACAAGAAAATCAAATTCCGGTCGATGAAATATCGGCAGCAGGTTACCCGTTTCAATATTATTATCCAGCACAGAAAAAAGGTTATAGCGGCGTAGCAATTCTTTCTAAAATAAAACCTAAACAAGTTGTTTTCGGTACAGGAATAGATCATATGGATTTTGAAGGAAGAAATTTACGTGCTGATTTTGAAAGTGTTTCAATTATGTCACTTTATCTTCCTTCGGGAACAAACATCGACCGATTGGATTATAAATTTCAATATATGGATGAGTTTCAAGAATACATTTCTAACTTGAAAAAAGAAATTCCAAATTTGATTATTGGTGGAGATTATAATATTTGTCACGAAGCAATCGATATTCACGATCCGATTAGAAATGCAAAAGTTTCTGGCTTTTTACCTGAAGAACGAAAATGGTTAGATGGATTTATGAAAAATGGATTTTTAGACACTTTTAGAATGCTAAATCCTGAGCCTCATAATTACAGTTGGTGGAGTTATCGCGCAAATGCAAGAAATAACAATAAAGGTTGGCGCATTGACTACCTGTTGGCAACAGAAAATATGAAAGAAAGAATTAAACGTGCTTACATTTTACCAGAAGCAAAACATTCAGACCACTGCCCTATTGGATTAGAAATTGAATAA